DNA from Roseimicrobium sp. ORNL1:
TAGGTGCGTCCTTCGGCGAGGGCATTGAGGGGGTGTGTCTGCCATTCCGTCGAGCCGCTCTCCCGCACATGAAGCTCCGGCATGGCGGCTCTGCCGGAAAGCAACACGGCCACGCGCGGGGGATGCCGATCATCATAGTGCGTGGGAGGTGATTGCCATTCCGCCGTGGTATAGGTGGGAGCGCCAAGAGGCATGGCGATGCGATGCAATGCCGTGCGAAACTCAGGAGAATTCCAGGCTGTGATGAGCATCAGCGCTGCAAGAAAAACACAGACCGCCATCCCACGCACCATGCGAGCGGAAGGCGCCAAGGATTCCCAGCCACGGCTGTTCATCTGCTGCTGCGCTTCCGTCAGCAGACGGTTGGTGAAATGCTTGTGCTCGTCTGTGGGTGAAGTGGCCGCGTCCCGCTGAGCGACCTCCCATGCCGTGCGCAACTGTTGGCCGCTGGCAGGATGGGCCGCTTCCATCTCACGCACCACGGTGTGAGCATCGTTCCCTTTCCTACCCGAGAGCCACAGCCACACGGCGAGTACCAGGGCGCTCGCTGCCGCGACGCTGATCAAGCACAACCGCAGCGACTCGCTCCATGCCGCCTCGATGTCGCGGAGAGCGAGCAGCAAAACAACGCCCAGCAGCAGTGCCGCCCCAGACACAACTGCAGTGGTGCGATTGATGAAACCGCGCCGCCTCACGATGGCATGCACCGGAGCCTGGTCGAACAGGTCGTGGAGTGGGGGAGTCATCGGTCAGGCGTTGCTGGTGGGGCGCCGGGTGGCGACGATGTTTTCGACCATGAGCAGCACCAGGAGCAAGGCCACTGCCCAGGGCCAGAGTTCCTGACGCCACGGCACCGAGGCCGCTGCCAGCGCGACGTCATCGTGTGGTATGATGGTTTGTATCGTGGTGTCCGGAACTCCGAAGGCAAGGCGCAGGGCCTCTGGAGTGGCCGTGACCACGGACGATTCACCCGGTGCCGCCGCGACAATTTCCGTCCCACCAACTGCATTGTCATACAGACCTGGCACGCGCTTTTCATGCAGGCCGGGATGCCTGGGGCTCAACTCAGAGGCGGGGTTCTCAGCCCGCGACGCATACGTGAAAAGACTTTTCACGAAGGGCACAAACAAAGGGTCGCGCGGGAGATCCGTCCACTCACGCGTGAGCGAGTGTGCCAGCACCAGCACGCGGCCTTTCTGTGTTGGTGTGGTCTTCTCAAGCAGCAGCGCGTGACCGCCATCCAGCTTCGCCAGGGCCTTCCAGCCATCTCCCTCGGGAATGTCAAAGCAGTCACGCCACTCCATTTCACGCAAGTCGCCGCCTTCCCTGCCGTCGAATGCGGCGAGGACGGGATGTGTCCGCTCCCATTGGGTGATGGCTCGCACGGGACCGGCTTCATCCGCACTCGCGGGCATCGTTGCTGCTGCGGCGGGTCGTGTGCCGGAGGGGAGCAGTCCCGCAGTCTCCAGCACCGCGGAGGCACCACGAGTCCACCGCGCATCCAGCAGCACCATGAGTCCACCACCCGACTCCACATATTGGGCAAGCTGACGCGCATCCGCGGTGGAGAGATTGGGAAGGCCGCACAACGCCACTGCGCCCACGCCACTGAGATCTGCCGCGCCTTGCCGGCCGGAGAGGCCATACACGATGTCGGGCTGGAAGGGCGTTTTCCCATGAGCCGCGCCGGAGGCGGTGAGCGCCTTCTCTCCGAAGTAGGCCTGGCCTTCGAATGGCGTGCTTCCAGGGTCGCCGTCGATGAGCTTCACCTTGCGAGGTTGCACCCAGCGCACCGCAAAGGCTCGTGCATCATCCGCAGACCACGCATCTCCACCCGCCACGGAAATGGTGCCGCGCACTTCATCGCGTGGAGGATTGATCTTAAAGATGACCCGGTCCGTGCCCTCCAGCACTTCCTGGGTGGCGGTGATGCCCTCCGCTTTCAATGTCACCGTGCGGTCCGCACCCGGGGGCAGCATGACCTCCGCCTCGATCTCCATCTGCTCCATGATATAGGGAGTGAGCAGGGAGACATTCCGCACCGCGGCATTCACGGTCGACGGTGGCGTGAGCACGTGGACTTCCAACGAGATCCCCGGAGGCCAGACGCGTGGAGGATTGGGGGGCAGATCACCCTCCGCGAGATGGGCGATGAGGACAATCTTTCCCGCGCGCTGCGTGCCTGCGCCACCCAGCCGATCCAGAGCCCATCCCATGGCGCGCGTCAGATCCGTGGGCGCTCCCGCACGCGGCATCCACTTGTCCGCAGCGGTGATGGCTTCCACTTCATCGGAAAACTGGGCCAGCGTGAGCTTGCTGCCTTCCGCTACCTGTTGGGTGCTCTGCAGCAGCAGCTTCAGCCCTGCATTTTTCATGTTCTCAGTGACACTGCCCGAGGCGTCCAGCAGAACCACGGTCTCGGCGGGTGACTCAGCGGCCTTTTCACGAGAGTTCAGAAACGGGCGGGTGAACGCCAGCGCCAGCAACGCCACGGCCAGCAGTCGCAGCAGCAGCAGGGGAATTTCTTCAAACCGCGCACGCTTGCGCCGTTCCTTCAGCACTTCATTGAGAAACCGCAGCGTGCCCACCGGCAGCTCTGTATAGCGGCGGCGCCTGCTGAGATGGATCCACAACGGCACCGCCAGGGCCGCCAGGGCCCACAGGAAGCCGGGGTGCATGAACCACATCGGGCAGAATCATAGGTGAAAATCTCGCAGCCTGACAAGCTGGCAATTGTGCAATGTCATGTTCATTTGGTTTGGCAGTTCATGCTGAATTTCACCGACCCTTGACCCCTGTGGAAGGATCGACGAGGAAGGCGGCAGATGCCGCTGCTCATTCTTGCCCTGGGATTGATGGCGTTTCTTGTGCTCATCACGCTCACGCTGCCGTTTTCGATTATTAACCGCTATCGCGCGGGCACCGCCCGGCGACGGGCCCGTCCTTGGCTGGCATTGACGAATATCTTCAGCCTTGGCATTTCCGCTTTGTTCTTTCTTGTGACTGCGGTGGTGAGTAGTTTCTGGGTTCCACGGCTGTTGAGCTTCTGTGCCGGTGGATTTCTAGGAGGGCTGGTCCTCGGGATCGTCGGTCTGCGACTCACGCGATGGGAAGCAACATCGCAGGCGCTCTATTACCTACCCAACCGGTGGCTGGTGCTCGCCATCACGGTGGGTGTGTCTCTCCGGCTGGCCTTCGGATTCTGGCGCGTATGGGATACGTGGCATACCTCTCCTGCGGGTCATTCGTGGCTGGCTGAGTCCGGCTTTGCAGGTTCCATGGCAGCGGGTGCGGTACTGCTCGGGTATTACCTCACCTATTGGTTCGGAATTTGGATGCGCGTGCGGCGTGCTGTAGCGCCATCGAAGTGAGTTCGGCACAAAAGTCACCATGCTCGCTTCAAATGAGCTGCTAAAAGCAGGGTCTGAAAGTGTATTGAGTGAATGCGCTGTTTCCTCTTGTCCCTTTTCCTGCTGGCTGGTGCGGTAAACGCTGCGGACGCTGCCAAAGCCAAAGCTCCGCTCCAGGCGGGCGCGGCCACCAGCAACATCACGCCGGCCCTGGGCGGTGACATCATCGGTGGGTTCCTGCCTTTTCCGGCGACGCACATCCATGATGAACTGCATGCGCGCTGTCTGGTGCTGGATGATGGAACGTCCAAGGTGGCTCTCGTGGTGTGCGATCTCCTCGGGTTGCACCGCAGCGTGTCGGTGGAGGCACGAAAGTTGATTGAAGCCGAAACAGGCATTCCCGCAGCGAATGTGCTCATCTCCGGCACGCACACGCACTCGGCCACCAGCGCCCTTGGGGGTACGACCCGCAGCTATGTGTCCGACATGGAGCTGACGGACTACCAGAAATTTGTCGCGAGGCGCATTGCGGATGGCGTGCGGCGCGCAGTGAACCTGCTGCGTCCTGCAGAGATCGCCTTCGGCACGGTGGAGGCACCGGAACATGTCTTCATCCGCCGCTGGTTCCTCAAGGAGGGGGCGATGCCTCCGAATCCCTTTGGCAAGATCGACAAGGTGAAGATGAATCCCGGCGCCGGTAATGCAAATCTGGTGGAGCCTGCGGGTGTGACCGATCCCACGGTGTCCTTCATCGCCGTGCGAGAACCCGGCGGGCGCTTGATCTCGGTCTACTCCGCTTATTCGCTGCACTATGTCGGTGGCGTGGGTGGCGGTCACATCTCGGCGGACTACTACGGGATGTACTGCGAGGCCTTGAAGAACCTTCAGAAAGGTTCGAGCGAGGATCCTCCTTTCGTCGCGATTATGGCGAATGGCACCAGTGGTGACGTGAACAACATCAACTTCCGCACTCCGCGCCCCGGCAAGCCACCGTATGTGCAGATGCGCGCTGTTGCGGAGGATCTTGCCGCGAAGGTGAACGGTGCCATCGCCAAGGTGACGTGGCAGAGCAGCGCACCTCTCGCTACGCGTTACCGTGAGCTGGGCGTTGCCTGGCGCAAGATCGACCCTGAGCTCATCACCTGGGCGAAGGAGACGGAGAAGAACACGCCTCGCATCCAGGGAAAGGCCGATCTGCCACTTTCCTATGCAGGCCGGGTGCAGCGCCTGGCAGAGGCCAGCCCTGAGACGAAAGCTCCCGTGCAGATCCTGCGCATCGGCGATGTCTGCATTGGCACCACACCGTGCGAGACGTTTGCGGAGACCGGCCTGGAGTTCAAGAAGCGCAGCCCCTTCACCAAGTCATTCATGGTGGAGCTGAGCCACGGCTACTATGGATACATGCCCACCCCGCGCCACTTTGAGCTCGGTGGCTACGAGACCTGGCCCGGCACGAACAACCTGGAACCGCAAGCTTCCGTCAAGATGATGGATGCCCTGCTGGAGATGGCCGCGGAGGTCAAGGAAGCCGCGGCCCAGTAGTAGTGAGTTGCCGAGCGCTTGAGCGTTTCAGCTTC
Protein-coding regions in this window:
- a CDS encoding BatA domain-containing protein — translated: MHPGFLWALAALAVPLWIHLSRRRRYTELPVGTLRFLNEVLKERRKRARFEEIPLLLLRLLAVALLALAFTRPFLNSREKAAESPAETVVLLDASGSVTENMKNAGLKLLLQSTQQVAEGSKLTLAQFSDEVEAITAADKWMPRAGAPTDLTRAMGWALDRLGGAGTQRAGKIVLIAHLAEGDLPPNPPRVWPPGISLEVHVLTPPSTVNAAVRNVSLLTPYIMEQMEIEAEVMLPPGADRTVTLKAEGITATQEVLEGTDRVIFKINPPRDEVRGTISVAGGDAWSADDARAFAVRWVQPRKVKLIDGDPGSTPFEGQAYFGEKALTASGAAHGKTPFQPDIVYGLSGRQGAADLSGVGAVALCGLPNLSTADARQLAQYVESGGGLMVLLDARWTRGASAVLETAGLLPSGTRPAAAATMPASADEAGPVRAITQWERTHPVLAAFDGREGGDLREMEWRDCFDIPEGDGWKALAKLDGGHALLLEKTTPTQKGRVLVLAHSLTREWTDLPRDPLFVPFVKSLFTYASRAENPASELSPRHPGLHEKRVPGLYDNAVGGTEIVAAAPGESSVVTATPEALRLAFGVPDTTIQTIIPHDDVALAAASVPWRQELWPWAVALLLVLLMVENIVATRRPTSNA
- a CDS encoding DUF1453 domain-containing protein, producing the protein MPLLILALGLMAFLVLITLTLPFSIINRYRAGTARRRARPWLALTNIFSLGISALFFLVTAVVSSFWVPRLLSFCAGGFLGGLVLGIVGLRLTRWEATSQALYYLPNRWLVLAITVGVSLRLAFGFWRVWDTWHTSPAGHSWLAESGFAGSMAAGAVLLGYYLTYWFGIWMRVRRAVAPSK
- a CDS encoding neutral/alkaline non-lysosomal ceramidase N-terminal domain-containing protein; its protein translation is MSLFLLAGAVNAADAAKAKAPLQAGAATSNITPALGGDIIGGFLPFPATHIHDELHARCLVLDDGTSKVALVVCDLLGLHRSVSVEARKLIEAETGIPAANVLISGTHTHSATSALGGTTRSYVSDMELTDYQKFVARRIADGVRRAVNLLRPAEIAFGTVEAPEHVFIRRWFLKEGAMPPNPFGKIDKVKMNPGAGNANLVEPAGVTDPTVSFIAVREPGGRLISVYSAYSLHYVGGVGGGHISADYYGMYCEALKNLQKGSSEDPPFVAIMANGTSGDVNNINFRTPRPGKPPYVQMRAVAEDLAAKVNGAIAKVTWQSSAPLATRYRELGVAWRKIDPELITWAKETEKNTPRIQGKADLPLSYAGRVQRLAEASPETKAPVQILRIGDVCIGTTPCETFAETGLEFKKRSPFTKSFMVELSHGYYGYMPTPRHFELGGYETWPGTNNLEPQASVKMMDALLEMAAEVKEAAAQ